In the Vicia villosa cultivar HV-30 ecotype Madison, WI unplaced genomic scaffold, Vvil1.0 ctg.000011F_1_1, whole genome shotgun sequence genome, attttgctttctattgTTAAGCAAATGACTCTATATACAGGAGGGGGTGAATATTGTGATATTTTGATTCtaaaaaattgatttataaaaacTCTTTCATTTTAAAAATCTATGTTAAAACAAAGATGAAgcagtaaaataataaaaaaatatatatataaatgaagcaacaaaaaaaataacaaaaaaaaaagagataagagaTAGAAAGATCTTACTAGAAAATTATCCTAGTTCAGTCTAAACCACTTGACCAACTACAGACCCCACGAGTTTTCTCTTGAGATATCCACTACAATAATCTTTGATATTTTTCACATGATCAGATCGAACCACCAAAAAAAGTTGAGCTTTTACACAAGGTTAAACGCATAGAAAGCATATTTCATATTAGGAGTAATTAGGTTCAAAAAGGAAACAAGCTTCATGTATTAACGAAAAAGGATTACAATAAATGAATAGCAAAACAAAAAGGCAAGCAGATAAAGCAAACATGAAAATACAACAAGACAAAAAAAGACCAACGGATAAAGCAAACATGAAAATATCACCAGTAAACAGTCTAGGATGAACTAGTAATCAGGTGTTGGTTAAGTGCGTAGACATGAAGGCTACATGAGCAAACACTCGATAAAACATCTTGTTGTTATCTTGAGCGCTTGCATGGATGGTGGTGAGAAGCTATTTTATTGATGATCTTCATCTGCTTCACAATAGTCTTAATAACCATTAAGAAACTTGGACCAGACTTTCCCCCCTCTAGATTAACTCCAACATGAATTagaatatttatgatcaaatccCCATATGGCAAACAAGTAGTTCCATTTTTATGTAATCCAACGTATGTTGGATGACTGCATTGTCCCCGTTGATCTCAATGTTGTGAGCTACAAGTCAAGTGGTCATAACATCGAACCTTAAAATTTGCATGTAGTTGAACTTCCTCGAGATAAGCACATGGGTGATCGCATATAAAATTATACAGAAAGCCACATACATATATCCCAATATGAGATGAACTATGTGACCCATCATTGGATTAGAAAGAATGGATTAAGTAGTAGAGTAGAATGATATTATCCATGTCATTTGAATGAACTATGTGGCTCCGACCAACCTTTTTGAAGGAACTGCAATCCTTCTAAAATCTTCTCAGTACACGAGGATTCTCCTCTTGATGATCACAAGGGATCTAAAACTGCAAGTGCATCCAACGACTCTCCGCAATTTACTCCTAAAAAATAACTAGTTTGTTATTCTCTCTCTACTTATATAGGGGGAAGGATCCAAATTTATGTAACAAGTTTCAAACGCAATTTCAATACACCTTTCTTCCTCACATTGTGACTTGAGCGTTGGAATGTTAACCTTGCAGGTCAGCCCCTCTTCACCTACTTGTTAGAAAAGTAGACGGAGTTTTCCTTATGAATTTTCTAACTACTGACTTACCTTTATTATTACACAAAAATTTAGGAAACCTTCTTCTCTTTGCTATTTTGGGAATCAAGTTGTTTTCTCTTTTCTAGAATCACTCTGATTTTGTTTGTATGAAGGGcatttttgatttgtttctcTAGAGCTTtcttttttagaatatttctgaAGACTTCTTAATAAGTAGAGTCAAAGGTGAATATTCATTGAACTCTTGGATAAATGCTTTGAACAATCGTTTTTATCGTGTTGTTTAGAATTTGACGCTACCAAACATACTTGAaaataactcttaatttttaaTCTTTGATATCCAAAATTTTCATCCTTTTGTATTAGTAGATTTAAAGTGGCTCGTATTATTAGAAAcagcaatgttttaaaaatcggaccaaAATGTCCGATTCAATTGGTTGGATCAGAAACCGGAGGTAACTCCGGTCCGGTTAGCCTTGTAAAACCGCTGGTAGATCAAAACCAAAAAAGTCGAATTGAACCATTCAATTAATAAACTGTCATTGATcgattttagtattttttattaaaaagttgAACATGATTAATATGTTAGcatcaatatttaaaatatttttccttaaaaaaaaaagaaacacttCTTTAACACAAAAGAGGAAAACAAATTTTTAAGTTATAACACTatgttatagttttattttttcttaagtGTGTAATTATGTTATGTCTACCCTTGATCTCATAGTATTAAGTTTGCAATTCATTTTATTAATTTGTGAACATATAATTATATGACTTATCCAAAAAATTTAGCTTTAtattgttaatttatttaataaacggTTCGACCGTATGTTTAACCGATTAAACCAAATAAACCTTGAACTTAAAAGTCTTGCTGATTTAATCTTCGGTCCGGTTTTTTAAACATTGAGAAGAAGATCCATAAGACCATTTTAGATCGtgaattttgttaaaataatatggTGCAATATAGTCATTTCTACTACAACtatgattgattttatttttagcaAGACAAATATTATTGAAGGTTTTGCCATTATTCTTGGCTTGATAACTTAGACTGACTTTATTATAAGTTCATGTTAGATTAGATAAGATAATGTCGATGTCATATCTACCTCTAGCAAACTTAGAAAGAGTTTCATACAAGTCTCCAATTTTGATTTTTAGACTATCACAATTTTCACATTCATTATTTATGTTATCCGAAGAGGTAGAATTAGCATTCAAGGTCGTACTTCTAAATTGATAAATTTTCTCTATaagttttcattttcattttctaaaGTGGTGATATGATATTTAAAAGTAATAACAATATTTTCTAAGGTATCATCTATTTATATCCTTGCACACAAAATATAATTCTGGAAAGGAAAATTTGTTTtagctttatttatttacatCATGATCAACTTTGTAGTCTGTCAAAAAGCATAGGTTTGTCTTATCCTCTTATTTTGAATCATCGTATAAGTTTGAATCATTGCTTTCTTTTGTGATGACTTTTtggtttttttctatttcattttaaACCTTGTCTTATTGCACAGATTCTTTTTGAGTTTCTTGATAACTTTTAAGTCATGTACTATCTCCTGTTATTTATCAAAAACAGTATGATTTTTTCAGAGTGCATACCCTTAAATTTCAATACTGAGTTCAGTTTCAACACCACTTTTTAAATCCAATTGACTTGTCAGATAAATAGATTTTGATActcgatttaaaaaaaaaattgacagaCTCGATTTTAATTTTAAGCTTAAAAAAATTACCATAATATTCATGTACTAAGCAAGATCAAAGGAATCTGAACTTGGAGGACAGGAAGAAGCCATGTCGCGGATCTTCTTTTGGTATAAGGCGTGAAACCGATTTTAGAGATTTGAGGGAAAATGGGATGGCTGCAAGCAATGATGTGGATGTTGTCGGGGGCAGGTCCATCAGGAACCGGGGACTCTGGTGGGGAATGAGGAAAGACAGAAAAGCTAATGGTTGCAGTTTACTGAGAAACAAAATTCAGAAATCATATTGAAAAGATGGAATGGAGCATACATTATTCCACAAAGGGATTTCAGTAATCTACTCTATACAGAATAAGGTCTTGAATTGAAAATATCTAGAAATCATCCTTTGCTTTCCGGATGATACCTAGGGCTTCTGCATCATCTGCAGTGACTGCAATGTTTAATGATTTCCGGATTTGTACGCTGGATGTTCGAAGGAATGGATTGCAAGCTTTTTCCAACTTCAGCATGGTCGGAATCTACACAAAAAACACTTATTCTTTGGGTAAAAGGaaatggattgaaacaggctaaCAAAGACATATATTATGGACAATTCCAAAACACTCACCGTGGGCAAGCCTTTACTTCGGAGGTAAGTAACATGAGCAGCATAGGATTGAAGATTCTTGTTTTCAGGTTCAACCGATAACGCAAACTTTGCATTACTCTGCAAAATTCCAGAGCACGGGAGTAAATGTCAAGGCACTTGGGGCAaagaaaacaaagcaaagaacACGGGACAAAACAGGAAATAACTCACCAATGTGTACTCGTGTCCACAGTATATACTTGTAGTGTCTGGTAAAGACGTGATCTTTTTAAGAGAAGATTGCATCTGTAACATGGACGGAAAGTTATGAGCTGCTTATTAAAGCTGCTGGTCACCGCAAAGTCTCCGTTTGGTTTCAATATAAATAACAAGTCCAGTATTTTGAAACTTCATGGACTTTTGGCCAAGGGGCAAAATAAAACATACAAAATACAATGCATTACAGGATGCAACGATTTATCGGTTATTTCTGTGTAGAAAAAAGGAACGGTTAATGCAAGTGAAACCAACCTGTTCAGGGCTTCCTTCAAAGAGTTTGCCACATGATAAACTGAACAAAGTGTCTCCAGTAAAGATTGCCCCAGACCCCGGAAAGTAGAAGCTTATGTGACCTGCTTACAATATAAATgatagaaaattagaaaaaagaGCCAAACGAAAAACAAGGGTTTGATAATAGTGCAAATAAGCCATGTTTGTAACCTCGAGTGTGACCAGGTGTGTCCATAACTTGCACCTCATGGCCAGCAAACATCCACTTATCACCGTCTTTCAAAAGGATATCAATGCCAGGAATCCTTTCCTTGTCAGCTCTTGAACCAATCACCTGTAATGCAACATGGGAAGGGTTAACACATAAAACCTTTGAAGCATAGGTACTTCTAAAATTGTGAAGTACCGGTACCGGATACATACACGTACCATAATCGTGGtactacattttttttattattacatcTGAAgtgaaatttataattttttcataCATTAACATAATAGATTTAAGTATTTTAGTTTATTTGTTATAGTAACTTAActataaaatatcaataaataaagaaaagaatACTTTAGTAGAAGATACAAATATCATACCTTTGCCCCATATCTTGCTTTTAATTCTACATTTCCACCGGTGTGATCATGATGATGGTGAGTGTTGAGTATGTAATTCAAATTTCGTTTTGACTTGCTTAACGCATCTATGACAGGCAAAGCTTCAGAAGGGTCAACAACTCCAACCGTGCCCGTATCAATATCATGTAAGAGGTACGCATAATTGTCACTCAAGCAAGGTAcctaattatttttcaaaaacacgaTAACACAACCTCGTATTAGGCTTTCATCATATTTCTTCAtgaaaaatttacaaaaaaaagaaTAGAAGTAAGAGACCTGCTCTCACCAATTCAATCTGCAATGTGGAAGACACATTCGCGACACTACAAAACCGAGCCACTTTGAGCGAGCGACTAGCTCCTCCACGCAGTGTTTTATATGGAGTAGAAAACATTCTCATAAATCCATACAGAATACCTTTTCTAAAGCCCAGTTGCCTCACATTAGGCCACACACTAAACCCAGCTCTCACCTAAGAAACAAAGAGTAATCATCATCATTAATCAATTCAAATCCAACCTCCATTATCAAATCATGAATAATAAACTTTTCATTCAAACTATAACAAATCAAAAACAACACTTTCCCATAGGTTAATCTATAATCACAAACAAACAagcaaaaaaaacatatataaatgcaaAAACCAGAATTGTGCAATTCCTAATAAtaacatataaaaatcaataatttatataaagatcaataatttatattaataataatgataaaaaattagATTTTTCAATGATTCAGCTGCTGAAAAACAAAATACCTTCATAATAATTCTTCAAGATGCAAACAAGGGGAAACCAAAAAAGAGAGGTTTTTTAACAATTGAATATAAATTAAGGAAGAAAAAATTGAATGATTGCATCCAAATTGCGTTGTTCCTTGAGAAACTGATATAAAAATCGAAAATTTAATTGAGAAAGGGAATGAAAAGGGAAAAGAGGGGTGAAGGGAGAAAGGGACGAACCCTAGAAGATGAAAAGGTGAGCATGGCAGATGTTGAAGGGTTTGAAAGCATGTGGAATGGAGAATGGAATTGAAGGAAAGAGAAAGAGTGGGTTGGGACTAATTTTAGTGTTTGGTTGAAAATGAAATTGGGATCTCTTTCCTACCACCTTGTCTTccaccaccacctcttcctcttcatcaATACTCCTTTtcacatctctctctctctccttattttataattttattttcttctttatgTGAGGTGGTAATAGGgcatttaatttttcatttttatgaaATGTTTAAtgttaatagaaaaatgtttatttaaataagaccaagcatggagtttaatatatatattttttaatatagagTATGTTTGGATTTGGATGGATAGAATGTGATCAAATAGAGtggtaaataattatattttattgtttaaatttgtaaatatgataaaatatatttcatcAGAATTCATTCAATTCTTCAATTTTTATTTCTCTAATTTGGGGTATATATAATGGAATGAACTAATTTGTTTTGTTCTGTTTcgtcaaattataaaaaaaaaatgcataAACAATATAATGAAATCTCTGTTTCATTCCACCCTACTCCATtgtattcaattatatttcattttGCTCCGTAATGTTCTAGTTCATCAATACAAACATAACATTAATTCCTTCAAAAAATGGTTAGGAAGAGTGAGAGGAGGAGACATAAAGGAATAATGATGGAAAAAGTGatatagagagagaaagagaaaaagataaTACGAGTAAGAgatatggagaaaggaggaaggAGAGAGGGATGAGAAAAAGGGGTGGATAAAGAGGGAGAAAGAATGATATAGACAGAGATGGATGAATGAAAGCGAGAGATATAATGTCAAGAGATATGGATTGAAATAGTGGGAGATATAAAAGGATAGTGAAAGAGAGATGTGAAAAAAGGAACGAGTGAATGAAACCGGATAAGAAAGAATGGGCGGGGAAAAGTGAGAAAAGGGGAACAATAAAAGATGGAGAGATGGATATAGGAACATGGAGAGAACTGAAAATGAGCACAATGAAGAGGGAGAAAGAGAAAGAGTGAAAGAGTTAGAAACGAGGTAGAGTGTTCCCCTTCTCAATCTATTTTTTTATAGTCTCTCTTGCTTTATCTCCCTATTTGTATCTTTCCTAATCTTTCTTTCTTGTCATCTTTCTTTTCACATGTCTATGTTTTGTCCTTCCATGTCCCTCTTTTCCTAATCAAATAAAAAagttgtagggactaaaattaaaGTGTTTGTTCAAACTAAACATATTtagtcataaataaataaataaaatattttcttatgcGCCACCATGTAAATAAAAAAAGGTCATCCACGTGACCATTCGTTAGTTAAATGAGAGTTAACCTATTAGCGGGAATCATAAGTTCATATGAAAAATTTTAAGGCATCAATAcgtgattttattttataagaaCTAGAATAAAAATAAATCGAGTTTCATAaggactaaaaatatatttaatagttTATTTTAGACTTAATTATATCTTTGGTCTCCTAAACTATTTACTAGTTTCATTTTGATCTCATAATTAATCATTGTTATATTTAGGTTTTTAACTCTACTTTTGTctgcaaagttagttttttttgttagtttttatGATAGAAAAATTAAGTGTGGTACATATGACTTGTGATGTGGTAAGATTAGCTTGTGATGTGTTAATTTGTGATTTGCCAATATAAAATGGTTCTTTTTAATTTGAaatgaattagggttttcatgGGTTAAATTACGTCACTCTTCTTCATCTCTCATGTCACCTACATCCCCGCCCCCTTATTCTCATTATTTATCTTCATCAAATCACCATTTTGTTAAGTGTTGCTTATAATTCAAAAAGTCATGATCGTTCACAACAATGTAATATAGATGAATGTGTTCAATCATTTTGATTTGTTGACTCTTTTTTTAGAAGACAAACCAAGAGCGAATTGATATTTAAAGATAAAATCGTTTTTTGAACATATATTACAAGTTTTAATTATGGAAAAAGCTTTTGGTAAGTAGAAACTACAAAAATACTGATGACAAAGGATGATGTTTCACACTAGGCTGAAACTCAATCCATGAAGGCCcgatgatcagtgcattttggaACTTTTCTTCGAGTGTTGTACTTTGACATTTATAAGGTgtcttaagtttaatttatgtattttaacatatttttaaaatttgtatcataaataaattttagtttatttcttttatttatcttCGGAATAAACTGCATTTTGGTGTTTTCTCGCTGTACATATCATGTCTTGGATTAGGAGTATCAAGTTGGCGCCTACGAGTAGGCGTtaaaaatttaagagaaaaaatTACAAGTTCCATTTTGATTTCATAAGCTAGTTAGAAGTGTTAATTagtcatttattttgtttttcgtACAAGACTTGAAGAAAAGTTATAAAATTATGTTTTTGGGCTAAGGCTATTAAAGTTAAAAATCTTTGTCTATTTGTTTTTTACTTTTGGAAAGGAAAACACAGTCACGAATTACATAATTCTATGTATGAAATATGGAAGGAAAATAG is a window encoding:
- the LOC131621871 gene encoding probable hydroxyacylglutathione hydrolase 2, chloroplastic isoform X1 yields the protein MLSNPSTSAMLTFSSSRVRAGFSVWPNVRQLGFRKGILYGFMRMFSTPYKTLRGGASRSLKVARFCSVANVSSTLQIELVPCLSDNYAYLLHDIDTGTVGVVDPSEALPVIDALSKSKRNLNYILNTHHHHDHTGGNVELKARYGAKVIGSRADKERIPGIDILLKDGDKWMFAGHEVQVMDTPGHTRGHISFYFPGSGAIFTGDTLFSLSCGKLFEGSPEQMQSSLKKITSLPDTTSIYCGHEYTLSNAKFALSVEPENKNLQSYAAHVTYLRSKGLPTIPTMLKLEKACNPFLRTSSVQIRKSLNIAVTADDAEALGIIRKAKDDF
- the LOC131621871 gene encoding probable hydroxyacylglutathione hydrolase 2, chloroplastic isoform X2; translated protein: MKVRAGFSVWPNVRQLGFRKGILYGFMRMFSTPYKTLRGGASRSLKVARFCSVANVSSTLQIELVPCLSDNYAYLLHDIDTGTVGVVDPSEALPVIDALSKSKRNLNYILNTHHHHDHTGGNVELKARYGAKVIGSRADKERIPGIDILLKDGDKWMFAGHEVQVMDTPGHTRGHISFYFPGSGAIFTGDTLFSLSCGKLFEGSPEQMQSSLKKITSLPDTTSIYCGHEYTLSNAKFALSVEPENKNLQSYAAHVTYLRSKGLPTIPTMLKLEKACNPFLRTSSVQIRKSLNIAVTADDAEALGIIRKAKDDF